The following coding sequences are from one Gemmatimonadota bacterium window:
- a CDS encoding transposase, with protein sequence MEEGTLSEWRYEMLSPHAQNVVVAAVRESWGPKDNRRDAFGLAEGLRLGVIKRKVYKERGGFGALGYRAKGYRWASGDVVRVKDRLKSLYRSRGVPVAGPSVYAASKRGKFLGRLPRPAKPLAELLYEELDALEALKSQAKKAMLAEAQRHLEFRLVKSCPGLGPVRTAELLPIVVTPYRFQSKRGFWSYCGLGIVTRSSSDWVRTRTDEWVKAEVKRTRGLTRNLNHTLKAIFKEAATPVIGRAEDEPIYRHCLGLLDGGTKPNLAKLTIARQIASAVLAVWRTKEVYDSKRLESASKSGPRSVRWRGRMTACDRSLRIAERFRGAPPLEFRSGPPGPSPPG encoded by the coding sequence TTGGAGGAAGGGACGCTATCGGAGTGGCGGTACGAGATGCTGTCGCCCCACGCCCAGAACGTGGTGGTGGCGGCGGTGCGAGAGAGCTGGGGGCCGAAGGACAACCGGCGCGATGCCTTCGGGTTGGCGGAGGGCCTCCGGCTGGGGGTGATCAAGCGGAAGGTGTACAAGGAGCGGGGCGGGTTCGGGGCCCTCGGCTACCGGGCGAAGGGGTACCGATGGGCGAGTGGCGATGTGGTGCGGGTGAAGGACCGACTGAAGAGCCTGTACCGCTCGCGGGGAGTGCCGGTGGCCGGACCATCGGTGTACGCGGCGTCGAAGCGGGGGAAGTTCCTGGGTCGACTTCCGAGGCCGGCAAAACCTCTGGCCGAGCTCCTGTACGAAGAGCTGGACGCCTTGGAGGCACTGAAGAGCCAGGCCAAGAAGGCGATGCTGGCCGAGGCGCAGCGGCATCTGGAGTTCCGTCTGGTCAAGAGCTGTCCCGGCCTGGGTCCGGTGCGCACGGCCGAGCTGCTTCCCATCGTGGTGACCCCGTATCGGTTCCAGAGCAAGCGCGGGTTCTGGTCGTACTGTGGACTGGGGATCGTGACCAGGAGTTCGTCGGACTGGGTGAGAACCCGGACGGACGAGTGGGTGAAGGCCGAAGTGAAGCGGACCAGGGGCCTGACCCGGAACCTCAACCACACGCTGAAGGCAATCTTCAAGGAAGCGGCGACGCCGGTGATCGGTCGGGCCGAGGACGAGCCGATCTACCGGCACTGCCTGGGGCTCCTGGATGGGGGCACGAAACCGAACCTGGCGAAGCTCACGATCGCCCGGCAGATCGCTTCCGCCGTGCTGGCGGTGTGGCGAACGAAGGAGGTGTACGACTCGAAGAGACTCGAGAGCGCCTCGAAGAGCGGTCCTCGATCGGTGAGGTGGCGAGGGAGGATGACGGCCTGCGATCGATCGCTTCGGATCGCCGAACGGTTCAGGGGAGCGCCTCCATTGGAATTCCGGTCCGGGCCTCCGGGTCCGAGTCCCCCGGGATAA
- a CDS encoding TolC family protein: MRNHLSLGLATFLSLAASAALQAQEPISDLTALLAEAVANNPEIRAAERAAEAVRARVPQAGALPDPMVGVGFMNVPITDPSLGREMMTMTRLQLEGQFPWPGKLGLQEEVARLRAEAAQWEVARVRDEVVAEVKSAYFEVYFVDRAIEVTSRNEGLIAAFAQLTSAQYGVGTGSQSDVLKAQVERTRLANQVVALHERRRSTVARLNALLARPTDTPLLAGDIPENVGAAAVLGGGEEARFVSSALSGLSQGGGPEQDPTIPSAADLQRLALEHNPMIQAHVQRVAAQEQAVSLARKAELPDFQVSIAYSRRPDFGDFVDLMVSAPLPLFAGRKQDQGVAEEAAVLAEEEARHHAMVNDLNAEIESLVAGLVRGREQILLLNEGILPQARASLPSATAAYRVGRVDFLTLLDAQVTLYQHELDYHRLLADFARDVARLERAVGTEVLR, from the coding sequence ATGCGCAACCACCTTTCTCTGGGACTTGCGACTTTCCTCTCCCTGGCTGCTTCGGCAGCGCTTCAGGCCCAGGAGCCGATTTCTGACCTCACGGCGCTTCTGGCCGAGGCCGTAGCGAACAACCCCGAGATCCGAGCCGCCGAGCGAGCGGCGGAGGCTGTCAGGGCGCGCGTTCCCCAGGCGGGAGCGCTTCCCGATCCCATGGTCGGCGTGGGGTTCATGAACGTCCCGATCACGGATCCGAGCCTCGGCCGTGAGATGATGACCATGACCCGCCTCCAGCTCGAGGGGCAGTTTCCGTGGCCCGGAAAGCTGGGGCTCCAGGAGGAGGTCGCCCGCCTCCGGGCCGAGGCGGCGCAGTGGGAGGTCGCGCGGGTGCGAGACGAGGTCGTCGCCGAGGTGAAATCCGCTTACTTCGAGGTCTACTTTGTGGACCGGGCCATCGAGGTCACCTCCAGGAACGAGGGACTGATTGCCGCCTTCGCCCAACTCACGTCCGCGCAGTACGGAGTGGGCACAGGCTCCCAGTCCGACGTGCTCAAGGCTCAGGTGGAACGGACACGGCTCGCTAACCAGGTGGTAGCCCTCCACGAACGCCGCCGAAGCACGGTGGCTCGCTTGAATGCCTTGCTCGCCAGGCCGACCGACACGCCGCTTCTCGCAGGCGACATCCCAGAGAACGTCGGAGCTGCAGCCGTCTTGGGCGGCGGTGAGGAGGCGCGATTTGTGTCGTCCGCGCTGTCCGGCCTGTCCCAAGGCGGGGGACCGGAGCAGGACCCGACGATCCCTTCCGCGGCCGATCTCCAGCGCCTGGCCCTCGAGCACAACCCGATGATCCAGGCGCACGTACAGCGAGTGGCCGCGCAGGAACAAGCCGTTTCGCTGGCCAGGAAGGCTGAGCTTCCCGACTTCCAGGTCTCAATCGCATACAGTCGGCGTCCCGATTTCGGAGATTTCGTGGACCTCATGGTCTCGGCGCCGCTCCCCCTCTTCGCGGGACGGAAGCAGGACCAGGGGGTCGCTGAGGAAGCCGCCGTCCTCGCGGAGGAGGAGGCCCGGCACCATGCGATGGTGAACGACCTGAACGCCGAAATCGAATCCCTCGTGGCCGGACTCGTGCGTGGGCGTGAACAGATCCTCCTCCTGAACGAAGGCATCCTTCCGCAGGCAAGGGCGTCGCTCCCTTCCGCGACGGCCGCCTACCGGGTGGGGAGGGTGGACTTCCTCACGCTGCTGGATGCCCAAGTCACGCTCTACCAACACGAACTCGACTACCACCGGCTTCTGGCCGACTTCGCCCGCGACGTGGCAAGGCTCGAGCGGGCCGTGGGCACGGAGGTGCTCCGATGA